A region from the Ciconia boyciana chromosome 1, ASM3463844v1, whole genome shotgun sequence genome encodes:
- the UBL3 gene encoding ubiquitin-like protein 3 isoform X2 — protein MINLRLILVSGKTKEFLFSPNDSAADIAKHVYDNWPMDWEEEQVSSPNILRLIYQGRFLHGNVTLGALKLPFGKTTVMHLVARETLPEPNSQGQRNREKTGESNCCVIL, from the exons ataaatTTGCGTCTCATCTTGGTAAGCGGGAAAACGAAAGAGTTCCTATTTTCACCAAATGACTCCGCTGCAGATATTGCAAAACATGTGTATGACAACTGGCCGATGG ATTGGGAAGAAGAACAAGTCAGCAGTCCAAATATCTTGCGACTTATTTATCAAGGGAGGTTTCTTCATGGCAATGTGACATTAGGag cATTGAAACTTCCTTTTGGCAAAACAACAGTGATGCATTTGGTGGCTAGAGAGACATTGCCAGAGCCAAACTCTCAAG GTCAAAGGAACCGTGAaaaaactggagaaagcaaTTGCTGTGTAATCCTGTAA
- the UBL3 gene encoding ubiquitin-like protein 3 isoform X1, producing the protein MSSSVPADMINLRLILVSGKTKEFLFSPNDSAADIAKHVYDNWPMDWEEEQVSSPNILRLIYQGRFLHGNVTLGALKLPFGKTTVMHLVARETLPEPNSQGQRNREKTGESNCCVIL; encoded by the exons ataaatTTGCGTCTCATCTTGGTAAGCGGGAAAACGAAAGAGTTCCTATTTTCACCAAATGACTCCGCTGCAGATATTGCAAAACATGTGTATGACAACTGGCCGATGG ATTGGGAAGAAGAACAAGTCAGCAGTCCAAATATCTTGCGACTTATTTATCAAGGGAGGTTTCTTCATGGCAATGTGACATTAGGag cATTGAAACTTCCTTTTGGCAAAACAACAGTGATGCATTTGGTGGCTAGAGAGACATTGCCAGAGCCAAACTCTCAAG GTCAAAGGAACCGTGAaaaaactggagaaagcaaTTGCTGTGTAATCCTGTAA